The Azospirillum sp. TSH100 genome includes a region encoding these proteins:
- a CDS encoding FkbM family methyltransferase yields the protein MPSLRHVAERLSRGVTFRRRLPSGFGPGRIVVSPDAGLRLLRPDLAAAEPLLFDAVRRLVRPGMKIWDIGANLGLFGFAAAWMAGPSGEVLLVEADPWLCSVLQRSAHGLAGAGYAPVTLAACAMTDRAGPVRFEIAARGRASNSIRGYGHSQRGGVRETLVVGGCTADQILDDAFRPDLIKIDVEGAELAVLQGAAGVLKTRPALVLEVGEENADAVTDLLSQAGYRLHDAEEGMRPVERCRWATVALPA from the coding sequence ATGCCGAGCCTGAGACATGTCGCCGAACGCCTGTCCCGCGGTGTGACGTTCCGGCGCCGGCTGCCGTCCGGCTTCGGACCGGGACGCATCGTCGTGTCGCCCGATGCCGGGCTGAGGCTGCTGCGGCCGGACCTGGCCGCGGCCGAGCCGCTCCTGTTCGACGCCGTCCGCCGGTTGGTCAGGCCCGGCATGAAGATTTGGGATATCGGAGCGAATCTCGGCTTGTTCGGATTCGCCGCGGCCTGGATGGCCGGGCCGTCCGGCGAGGTTCTGCTGGTCGAGGCCGACCCCTGGCTCTGCTCGGTCCTTCAGCGGTCGGCCCATGGGTTGGCCGGCGCCGGCTATGCGCCGGTGACCCTGGCCGCCTGTGCGATGACCGACCGGGCAGGGCCGGTGCGGTTCGAGATCGCCGCGCGCGGCCGCGCTTCCAACTCCATCCGGGGATATGGGCACTCGCAACGCGGCGGGGTCCGGGAGACATTGGTGGTCGGGGGCTGTACGGCGGACCAGATTCTCGACGATGCTTTCCGGCCCGATCTGATCAAGATCGATGTGGAAGGCGCCGAGCTTGCGGTCCTGCAGGGGGCCGCCGGCGTCCTGAAGACACGGCCGGCGCTGGTTCTCGAGGTTGGGGAAGAAAATGCGGACGCGGTGACGGACCTGCTGTCGCAAGCGGGATACCGCCTGCATGACGCCGAGGAGGGAATGCGCCCCGTCGAGCGCTGCCGCTGGGCCACCGTGGCGCTTCCCGCCTGA
- a CDS encoding aspartyl/asparaginyl beta-hydroxylase, translating to MTEVGATGAEATEAGAVADQAAGHPACAQPVPVGLHHRGDRIIADWADIAGTDPTLPFLADRIARAGAVWQADLPEADGAPEPAALILHAGRCGSTLVSRGLSLLSRCHVLSEPQALNMVLSVDGRWPFLPPPDRHRALRQVVAALARAKRPDQDRFILKLSSWNALHLPLLEAAFPAVPKLFIYRQPEEILVSLQDGPAGWMRRAANPAPASLFLGLPPSQVRRSPLAFAAQMLARSMTLVADSVMRQASGNWLLVPYGSLPGALTTEILPWLGLTAEPDEAAALARSAGIDAKDPAGLRPFRPDDGHKRAAVSPEVAELARDLLCTPYERLEGLRLLTGRIER from the coding sequence ATGACTGAGGTTGGGGCGACTGGAGCTGAAGCGACTGAAGCCGGGGCGGTTGCCGATCAGGCGGCAGGACACCCAGCCTGCGCACAGCCGGTCCCGGTCGGCCTTCATCATCGGGGCGACCGCATCATCGCCGATTGGGCAGACATCGCGGGCACCGACCCGACCTTGCCTTTCCTGGCCGACCGGATCGCCAGGGCGGGTGCCGTCTGGCAAGCCGACCTGCCGGAGGCGGATGGAGCGCCCGAACCGGCAGCGCTGATCCTGCATGCCGGGCGCTGCGGCTCCACCCTGGTTTCGCGCGGTCTGTCACTGCTGTCGCGCTGCCATGTCCTGTCCGAGCCCCAGGCGCTGAACATGGTCCTGAGCGTGGACGGCCGCTGGCCTTTCCTGCCGCCGCCCGACCGGCATCGGGCGCTGCGTCAGGTGGTCGCGGCACTGGCACGCGCCAAACGGCCGGATCAGGACCGGTTCATTCTGAAACTGTCCAGCTGGAACGCCCTGCACCTGCCTTTGCTGGAGGCGGCCTTCCCAGCGGTGCCGAAACTCTTCATCTACCGTCAGCCGGAGGAAATCCTCGTCTCCTTGCAGGATGGACCGGCCGGATGGATGCGCCGGGCGGCCAATCCGGCGCCGGCAAGCCTGTTCCTTGGCCTGCCGCCGTCGCAGGTCCGGCGTTCCCCCCTCGCGTTCGCCGCCCAGATGCTGGCCAGATCAATGACTCTGGTGGCCGACAGCGTGATGCGGCAGGCGTCCGGAAACTGGCTGCTGGTGCCCTACGGCAGCCTGCCGGGCGCCCTGACCACGGAAATCCTGCCCTGGCTGGGACTGACGGCCGAACCGGACGAAGCGGCGGCCCTGGCCCGGTCCGCCGGCATCGACGCCAAGGATCCGGCAGGCTTGCGGCCCTTCCGGCCCGATGATGGGCACAAGCGGGCGGCCGTTTCGCCGGAAGTGGCAGAGCTTGCGCGCGATCTGTTATGCACCCCTTACGAACGGCTGGAGGGGCTGCGCCTGCTGACCGGCAGGATCGAACGGTGA
- a CDS encoding O-antigen ligase family protein yields the protein MTAANAKLRNAGLGILVCLAVGFPVGVDIDLVGRLTGTELVLIPLVALGLLAGRFPPIEGPLRTLLILALVWCGAQYVSDIVNGSSSANMLRGAARSLMTVMLLLGFCICCGNRIRNIHATYVAMAVGLVAGAYLNPSLYAETEPWKFGYGVGTTMLLVAGAGWLWKQRLYLPALGLCGAIGLLNLQLGFRSMGGMVFMTAILLGLSLALGNRRRVISAWGASLQIAVSVLVLSAGGVLIIDLYAGAAQQGLLGQQEQEKFFDQVDDRGVLLSGRSELPIAIEAVKEKPFLGHGSWAEDEYYSTLYWQQSGQRVDDMLPEERDLIPTHSHLMGAWVEGGILSALFWFYALFLLARTILVLIHNRSLADPIVILTLVMLGWAIPFSPYGLTNRVMSSFAIVVAVTLLRLDAESQASASSSSAGRTRQGNGR from the coding sequence ATGACCGCTGCGAACGCAAAGCTACGGAACGCCGGACTTGGCATTCTGGTCTGCCTTGCGGTCGGGTTTCCGGTCGGTGTGGACATCGATCTGGTCGGACGGCTGACCGGCACCGAACTGGTGCTGATCCCCCTGGTGGCGCTCGGCCTGCTGGCGGGACGCTTTCCGCCCATCGAAGGGCCGCTCCGCACGCTGCTGATCCTGGCGCTCGTCTGGTGCGGCGCCCAGTATGTCAGCGACATCGTGAACGGCAGCAGCAGCGCGAACATGCTGCGCGGGGCGGCACGCTCCCTGATGACCGTCATGCTGCTTCTTGGCTTCTGCATCTGCTGCGGCAACAGGATCCGCAACATCCATGCGACGTATGTCGCGATGGCGGTGGGGCTGGTGGCGGGGGCCTATCTCAACCCGTCGCTCTATGCCGAAACCGAGCCTTGGAAGTTCGGGTATGGCGTCGGGACGACCATGCTGCTGGTGGCCGGCGCCGGATGGCTGTGGAAACAGCGGCTGTATCTTCCGGCCCTGGGGCTGTGCGGAGCCATCGGACTTCTCAACCTGCAGCTTGGTTTCCGCAGCATGGGCGGCATGGTCTTCATGACCGCCATTCTGCTGGGGCTTTCCCTGGCGCTGGGCAATCGCAGGCGCGTCATTTCGGCCTGGGGCGCCTCGCTGCAAATCGCAGTGTCGGTCCTGGTTCTCTCCGCCGGCGGCGTTCTGATCATCGATCTGTACGCAGGCGCGGCCCAGCAGGGGCTTTTGGGTCAGCAGGAGCAGGAGAAATTCTTCGATCAGGTCGATGACCGCGGGGTGCTGCTGTCGGGCCGGTCGGAATTGCCGATCGCCATCGAGGCGGTGAAGGAAAAGCCGTTCCTGGGCCATGGCTCCTGGGCGGAGGATGAATATTATTCAACCCTTTACTGGCAGCAGTCCGGCCAACGGGTCGACGACATGCTGCCGGAGGAACGGGATCTCATTCCCACCCATTCGCACCTGATGGGCGCCTGGGTGGAGGGCGGCATCCTGTCGGCGCTGTTCTGGTTCTATGCCCTTTTCCTGTTGGCCCGGACCATCCTGGTGCTGATCCACAACAGGTCGCTCGCCGATCCGATCGTCATTCTCACGCTGGTCATGCTGGGCTGGGCCATTCCCTTCTCGCCATACGGTCTGACCAACCGGGTGATGAGCAGCTTCGCCATCGTGGTGGCGGTCACATTGCTGCGGCTGGACGCCGAATCACAAGCCTCCGCTTCCAGCAGCTCCGCCGGCCGGACACGGCAGGGAAACGGCCGATGA
- a CDS encoding glycosyltransferase family 2 protein gives MRMSIVTLSHNQAEFLETAMLSVLDQDHPDIEYILVDPGSTDGSRAIIERHRHRLGHVILDPDDGPADGLRRGLAAATGSLFGFLNADDRLLPGAVTQAVRAFADNPEADVVYGHGIIEDHRIGRRYTAHASRPPLTPWLLAFGGLSLVQQSMFFRTDAVRAAGGFNPANRTCWDGELLAELVLAGGRFHRIDEALAVFTLHGNSISGSGRLNAVYQEEQARITSRLLGRGPAPADGLHRAVARLRKWSRDPVATLWRLRRALNGGGEPLRSRAGGP, from the coding sequence ATGAGGATGTCCATCGTCACCCTCAGCCACAACCAGGCGGAGTTCCTGGAAACGGCGATGCTGTCGGTGCTCGACCAAGACCATCCGGACATCGAATATATCCTGGTCGACCCCGGTTCGACGGACGGCAGCCGTGCCATCATCGAACGCCACCGGCACCGGCTCGGCCATGTCATCCTTGATCCAGACGACGGACCGGCAGACGGGCTGCGGCGCGGGCTGGCGGCCGCCACCGGCTCCCTTTTCGGCTTCCTCAATGCCGACGACAGGCTGCTGCCCGGCGCGGTGACGCAGGCGGTCCGTGCCTTCGCCGACAACCCGGAGGCCGACGTGGTCTATGGGCACGGCATCATCGAGGACCACCGCATCGGCCGGCGCTATACGGCGCATGCCAGCCGGCCGCCGCTGACGCCCTGGCTGCTGGCCTTCGGCGGCCTCAGCCTCGTGCAGCAGAGCATGTTCTTCCGCACCGACGCGGTGCGGGCGGCGGGCGGCTTCAATCCGGCCAACCGCACCTGCTGGGACGGAGAACTGCTGGCCGAGCTGGTGCTTGCCGGTGGACGTTTCCACCGCATCGACGAGGCCCTGGCGGTCTTTACCCTGCACGGCAATTCCATCTCCGGCTCCGGCCGTCTGAACGCGGTGTATCAGGAGGAGCAGGCCCGGATCACCTCCCGGCTTCTGGGGCGCGGACCGGCTCCGGCCGATGGGCTGCACCGCGCCGTTGCCCGGCTGCGGAAATGGTCACGGGATCCGGTTGCCACGCTGTGGCGGCTGCGCCGCGCCCTGAATGGTGGCGGAGAACCGCTGCGGAGCAGGGCGGGCGGCCCATGA
- a CDS encoding radical SAM protein: protein MIKADSGTLLKLNALIRSNRLKFAGVLAADLLGIRYTIVRLDPVVACNLRCAMCYFSDPGWYAGNAGPRFTPEQVERIAGDFFPEALQLFIGCGSEPTMWKGYPGIVGLAKRHGVPFVSLVTNAQLLTRPAVDEMLAHGLDEIVVSVHGTRAETYETLMKGARWQRLHDNLAMLVEAKRAAGLERPMLRLNYTVNNDNLAQMTALLSVFGCYGPSTIQIRPMADLGDTAYTDKDLRRSLDAYNAGIARLRRDCETAGVRLLANTQDPLYRSENQRAVVYEHAVLRYIGPQRVWREGFDPMTESYGMLKRRTGFRRSLLRWAALGSSDLERASTLSTSDVF from the coding sequence ATGATTAAGGCAGACAGCGGCACCCTGCTCAAGCTGAATGCGCTCATCCGCAGTAATCGCCTGAAATTCGCCGGGGTTCTGGCCGCCGATCTGCTTGGGATCCGCTATACGATCGTGCGGTTGGACCCGGTCGTCGCCTGCAACCTTCGTTGTGCCATGTGTTATTTCAGTGATCCCGGATGGTATGCCGGAAATGCCGGCCCTCGCTTCACGCCGGAGCAGGTCGAGCGCATCGCCGGCGATTTCTTTCCGGAGGCGCTGCAACTCTTCATCGGCTGCGGTTCCGAACCCACGATGTGGAAAGGCTATCCGGGGATCGTCGGGCTGGCCAAGCGGCATGGCGTGCCCTTCGTGTCGCTGGTCACCAACGCGCAACTGCTGACCCGTCCGGCCGTCGACGAGATGCTGGCGCACGGGCTTGATGAAATCGTCGTTTCGGTCCATGGCACCCGGGCCGAGACCTATGAAACGCTGATGAAGGGCGCCCGCTGGCAGCGCCTGCACGACAACCTCGCCATGCTGGTCGAGGCGAAGCGCGCCGCCGGGCTGGAAAGGCCGATGCTGCGTCTGAATTATACGGTCAACAACGACAATCTGGCACAGATGACGGCGCTGCTGTCCGTGTTCGGTTGCTACGGCCCGTCGACGATCCAGATCCGGCCGATGGCCGATCTCGGCGACACCGCTTACACGGACAAGGATCTGCGGCGCTCGCTGGACGCTTACAATGCCGGGATCGCCCGGCTGCGGCGCGACTGTGAAACGGCGGGTGTGCGGCTGCTCGCCAACACCCAGGATCCGCTCTACCGCAGCGAAAACCAGCGGGCGGTGGTCTATGAGCATGCGGTGCTGCGCTATATCGGACCGCAGCGGGTGTGGCGGGAGGGGTTCGATCCGATGACCGAATCCTACGGCATGCTGAAACGGCGGACCGGTTTCCGCAGGTCGCTGCTGCGCTGGGCGGCATTGGGTTCGTCCGACCTGGAACGCGCATCCACCCTTTCCACCTCGGATGTGTTCTGA
- the wbaP gene encoding undecaprenyl-phosphate galactose phosphotransferase WbaP, translated as MHYGVLLAMDAAAVLLAFGGAALLAIAVNIETFGLPYLDFIADNMWNRLAQYLPLAGLLLLRLHTAGHYRRRLPAWTGLRDVVVGCMLMLLADGFLMFALKRDFSRLWLVGSWLLIIVLIPLARRVARSLLDSQGLWRLPVIVVGSGDGVQDACEALTSERSLGYAVMEVLPLEQVETRIASQSWSELCEKQGARLVVLALSDTDMLGRGALLADLVRERLPFAVIPPLRGLPILGFDPIYFIGRDVMMLQARNNLGQPLSRTVKLLFDLTVASILGILLLPVFAVFAMAIASDGGPVFYRHRRIGRNGRPFGCLKFRTMDPKADSMLAAYLAAHPEAAAEWSRRFKLQDDPRVTRIGRFLRATSLDELPQLFNVLRGDMSLVGPRPVTAQELDFYGRDVVFYLETRPGMTGLWQVRGRSNTSYADRVLYDVWYVKNWSLWHDLAILANTVPVVMRRIGAF; from the coding sequence ATGCATTATGGTGTCCTGCTCGCCATGGATGCCGCCGCCGTCCTGCTTGCCTTCGGCGGGGCCGCCCTGCTCGCCATAGCGGTCAATATCGAGACGTTCGGCCTGCCCTATCTCGATTTCATCGCCGACAACATGTGGAACCGGCTGGCGCAGTATCTGCCGCTGGCCGGCCTGCTGCTGCTGCGCCTCCACACCGCCGGCCATTACCGGCGGCGCCTGCCCGCCTGGACCGGGCTGCGGGACGTCGTGGTTGGATGCATGCTGATGCTGCTGGCCGATGGCTTCCTGATGTTCGCGCTCAAGCGCGATTTTTCCCGTCTGTGGCTGGTCGGATCCTGGCTGCTGATCATCGTCCTGATCCCGCTTGCCCGACGGGTCGCGCGCAGCCTGCTCGACAGCCAGGGGTTATGGCGCCTCCCGGTCATCGTGGTGGGCAGCGGCGATGGCGTGCAGGACGCCTGCGAGGCGCTGACCTCCGAACGCAGCCTGGGCTATGCGGTGATGGAGGTGCTGCCGCTGGAACAGGTGGAGACGCGCATCGCCAGCCAGTCCTGGTCGGAATTGTGCGAGAAGCAGGGGGCCAGGCTGGTGGTGCTGGCCCTGTCCGATACCGATATGCTGGGACGCGGGGCGCTGCTTGCCGACCTTGTGCGGGAACGCCTGCCTTTCGCCGTTATCCCACCGCTGCGCGGCCTGCCTATCCTGGGCTTCGATCCGATCTATTTCATCGGCCGCGACGTCATGATGCTGCAGGCGCGCAACAACCTGGGACAGCCGCTGAGCCGGACGGTGAAGCTGCTTTTCGACCTCACGGTAGCCAGCATCCTCGGCATCCTGCTTCTGCCCGTGTTCGCCGTCTTTGCAATGGCGATCGCGTCCGATGGCGGTCCCGTGTTTTACCGGCACCGTCGGATCGGCCGGAACGGCCGCCCCTTCGGCTGCCTGAAATTCCGCACCATGGACCCGAAGGCCGACAGCATGCTCGCGGCCTATCTGGCAGCTCATCCGGAGGCAGCGGCGGAATGGTCGCGCCGCTTCAAATTGCAGGACGACCCGCGCGTCACCAGAATCGGCCGCTTCCTGCGGGCAACCAGCCTGGACGAACTGCCACAGCTGTTCAACGTGCTGCGCGGCGACATGAGCCTGGTCGGTCCGCGGCCGGTCACGGCGCAGGAACTCGATTTCTATGGCCGCGACGTCGTGTTCTATCTGGAAACCCGCCCGGGCATGACCGGCCTGTGGCAGGTCCGGGGGCGCAGCAACACCAGCTATGCCGACCGCGTCCTGTACGACGTGTGGTATGTGAAGAACTGGTCGCTCTGGCACGACCTTGCGATCCTGGCGAACACCGTCCCGGTGGTCATGCGCCGGATCGGTGCATTTTGA
- a CDS encoding trans-aconitate 2-methyltransferase: MMRPGDLRRAFLRTAPGCWLRSLRHLRDRAWREGLRLRLRPPAGLFQPEAITAPDRYGTLFGKAAGLLGGPLVDGPALRLLSFGCADGDEVFALRSYFPAAAIVGLDINPANIARARERHRRAGGDPRLRFECAASAAGEEPGSFDAVFALAVFRHSDLDGWPDRCDRILPFAAVARETGILADRLRPGGLFAFANSHYRGGDLPALAGWTREHVRSPRPAPVYDPGGRLLGGGLQDEGLWRKPGGSR, encoded by the coding sequence ATGATGCGACCAGGGGATCTGAGGCGGGCCTTCCTGCGCACGGCGCCGGGCTGCTGGCTCCGCAGCCTGCGTCATTTGCGCGACCGGGCTTGGCGGGAAGGGTTGCGCCTGCGCCTGCGTCCACCCGCGGGCCTGTTCCAGCCCGAGGCGATCACCGCTCCCGACCGTTACGGCACCTTGTTCGGCAAGGCCGCCGGCCTGCTGGGCGGCCCGCTGGTCGATGGGCCGGCGCTGCGGCTTCTGAGCTTCGGTTGCGCCGATGGGGACGAGGTCTTCGCCCTGCGCAGCTATTTTCCCGCCGCCGCCATCGTCGGGCTGGACATCAATCCCGCCAACATCGCCCGCGCCCGAGAACGTCACCGCCGGGCGGGCGGTGATCCGCGCCTGCGCTTCGAGTGCGCAGCCAGTGCCGCCGGGGAGGAGCCCGGCAGCTTCGATGCCGTCTTCGCCCTGGCGGTGTTCCGCCACAGCGATCTCGACGGCTGGCCCGATCGCTGCGACCGCATCCTGCCCTTCGCGGCGGTGGCGCGGGAAACCGGCATCCTGGCGGACCGGCTGCGGCCGGGGGGACTCTTCGCGTTCGCCAACAGCCATTACCGGGGCGGCGATCTGCCTGCCCTGGCCGGCTGGACGCGCGAACATGTCCGTTCCCCGCGTCCGGCCCCTGTCTATGATCCCGGTGGACGGCTTCTGGGAGGGGGGCTTCAGGATGAAGGGCTTTGGCGCAAGCCGGGCGGCAGCCGGTAG
- a CDS encoding PqqD family protein has product MIQLSSVVSINADLLSTEIEGEFVMMDMDSGRYFNLDRIGSVIWKTLEQPREVADLCRFLGEHYEAPAEVIERDVLDLLQQMADRKLIRLHD; this is encoded by the coding sequence ATGATCCAGCTTTCCAGTGTCGTATCAATCAATGCCGATCTTCTTTCCACGGAGATCGAGGGCGAATTCGTCATGATGGACATGGACAGCGGACGCTATTTCAATCTGGACCGCATCGGTTCCGTGATCTGGAAGACCCTGGAACAGCCGCGGGAGGTCGCCGACCTCTGCCGGTTTCTTGGCGAACACTATGAGGCGCCGGCCGAGGTGATCGAGCGCGACGTTCTGGATCTGCTGCAGCAGATGGCCGACAGGAAACTGATCCGCCTCCATGACTGA
- a CDS encoding JmjC domain-containing protein, protein MIASLQALLSPHDPAELHAAVRERRRLHLRTGNRELFRHLLPWSAFNHMLGSDRLLDDRTRMVRRGRDLPREMWTYINQDLKRVGLPDQLQRFCHEGLSIAINDVDGIPAIAALNAMMERSLMARVQTNIYASFGRESAFRTHHDTHDVLILHLHGRKRWFCYGHRPDAYAKTAVVPNEALGPPQWEDVLEPGDILYVPRGDVHRASVEGEACLHLTNALLWPRGTDLLQWLAKDGMPGIDFDPDVPVYGTAEDMRRYEQTLRATLRHLADTLDLGSFLSAFGRNRRAKSPFNLGLSSELAPDVWARPMLRQDVSLPAEGEAAIPVNGGTLRLDSQERAVLAALLDRGACQIADLPALTGLAMEAVRASVGSLARRSLILLEED, encoded by the coding sequence ATGATTGCCTCCTTGCAGGCTCTCCTGTCTCCCCATGACCCGGCCGAACTCCATGCCGCGGTCCGCGAGCGTCGCAGACTCCATCTTCGGACGGGCAACAGGGAGCTGTTCCGGCATCTTCTGCCCTGGTCCGCCTTCAACCACATGCTTGGCTCCGACCGCTTGCTGGACGACCGGACCCGGATGGTGCGGCGGGGCCGCGATCTGCCGCGGGAGATGTGGACCTATATCAACCAGGATCTGAAGCGGGTGGGGCTGCCGGACCAGTTGCAGCGCTTCTGTCACGAGGGGTTGAGCATCGCCATCAACGATGTGGATGGGATTCCCGCCATCGCCGCGTTGAACGCGATGATGGAACGGTCGCTCATGGCCCGCGTACAGACGAATATCTACGCCAGTTTCGGCCGTGAAAGCGCCTTCCGCACCCACCATGACACCCACGACGTGCTGATCCTGCATCTTCACGGACGCAAGCGCTGGTTCTGCTATGGGCACCGGCCGGATGCCTATGCGAAGACGGCCGTGGTTCCCAACGAGGCGCTCGGCCCCCCGCAATGGGAGGATGTCCTCGAACCGGGGGATATCCTGTATGTGCCGCGCGGCGACGTGCACCGGGCATCGGTGGAGGGGGAGGCCTGCCTGCACCTCACCAATGCCCTGCTGTGGCCACGGGGAACGGATCTGCTGCAATGGCTGGCCAAGGATGGAATGCCTGGCATCGACTTCGACCCGGACGTCCCCGTCTACGGCACGGCGGAGGACATGCGCCGCTATGAGCAGACCCTGCGCGCCACCTTGAGGCATCTGGCCGATACGCTCGATCTTGGGTCGTTCCTGTCCGCCTTCGGGCGTAACCGGCGCGCGAAATCCCCGTTCAATCTCGGCCTGTCGTCCGAACTGGCTCCCGACGTCTGGGCGCGACCCATGCTGCGCCAGGATGTTTCCCTGCCGGCCGAGGGAGAGGCTGCCATTCCCGTCAACGGCGGTACGCTCAGGCTGGATTCGCAGGAACGGGCCGTCCTCGCCGCCCTGCTGGATCGGGGAGCCTGTCAGATCGCCGATCTGCCGGCGCTGACCGGCCTCGCCATGGAGGCGGTCCGCGCTTCGGTGGGCAGTCTGGCGCGCCGGTCCCTCATCCTCCTCGAGGAAGACTGA
- a CDS encoding asparagine synthetase B, translating into MSAIAGVWYPDGRPGAKADCERVGRALALYGPHREGLWNGGEIALGHRLMRFLPEDRFDRQPLAGKGGRLRLVADCRIDNREELGRAMGIAPAEQALMCDAAFILAALERWGEDALGRLCGDFAFAAWDMDARTLLLARDHAGARPLHYHVGRGWFAFASMPKGLLALPDVPTGPDPVRLATWQMLFPLTGPRSFYQGVSRLDIGHLAIVTPDGRIEQRRHWNPLGVPRRRVRGEEDADGLRDVLETAVKAQLRGTGGTALMLSSGMDSTAVASCAAPLLAQQGRRLHAYTNVPVPGDHPPHHPLLRADEGPLAALMAARYPNIDHHLVHAHDADLLPVIEKMIFLADQPVMNPLSTAWVYEIYSRAARDGAPVVLTGILGNMGLSYTGEHLLMRQAARLQWLSLWRDMDVLISAGIHPDRKAALRAAFWPLMPSWLLSVRRRLLNRTPNMLELIPTRLDRLETLGLPNDAWRKSAMFRRVRSWPEWHEFMIGCRDSGPLNAAANAGFGVDRRDPTSDRRVLEFCLSLPEERFLRNGRCKDVFRRAFADRIPKEILDNPQVGTQTADWKAILLKARPAIREELARQARIGNCADLVDLNSLRTSADTLESAVTSDPASLRRHFMKLTRGLSAGIFTRRASGGN; encoded by the coding sequence ATGAGCGCGATTGCCGGCGTCTGGTATCCGGATGGCAGGCCCGGCGCGAAGGCCGATTGCGAGCGGGTCGGCCGCGCCCTTGCCCTGTACGGCCCGCACCGCGAGGGGCTGTGGAATGGCGGGGAGATTGCGCTCGGCCACCGGCTGATGCGCTTTCTTCCCGAAGACCGCTTCGACCGCCAGCCGCTTGCCGGAAAAGGAGGGCGCCTGCGTCTGGTCGCCGATTGCCGCATCGACAACCGCGAGGAACTGGGGCGGGCCATGGGCATCGCTCCGGCCGAACAGGCGCTGATGTGCGACGCCGCCTTCATCCTGGCGGCATTGGAGCGCTGGGGCGAAGACGCGCTGGGCCGTCTGTGCGGCGACTTCGCCTTCGCCGCCTGGGACATGGACGCCCGTACCCTGCTGCTGGCCCGCGACCATGCCGGCGCCCGACCGTTGCATTACCATGTGGGACGGGGCTGGTTCGCCTTCGCCAGCATGCCGAAGGGGTTGCTGGCCCTGCCCGACGTGCCGACCGGCCCCGATCCGGTGCGCTTGGCCACATGGCAGATGCTGTTTCCCCTCACCGGCCCGCGCAGCTTCTATCAGGGGGTCAGCCGGCTGGACATCGGTCATCTGGCCATCGTCACCCCGGACGGCCGGATCGAGCAGCGCCGTCACTGGAACCCGCTCGGAGTGCCGCGCCGGCGGGTTCGCGGCGAGGAGGACGCCGATGGCCTGCGCGATGTTCTGGAGACCGCGGTGAAAGCCCAGCTGCGCGGCACCGGCGGCACCGCCCTGATGCTGAGCAGCGGCATGGACAGCACCGCCGTCGCCAGCTGCGCGGCACCGCTGCTGGCGCAGCAGGGGCGGCGGCTGCACGCCTACACCAATGTCCCCGTGCCGGGGGATCATCCCCCCCACCATCCCCTGCTGCGGGCCGACGAGGGGCCGCTGGCGGCGCTGATGGCTGCCCGGTATCCGAACATCGACCACCATCTGGTCCATGCCCACGATGCGGATCTGCTGCCGGTGATCGAGAAGATGATCTTCCTGGCGGACCAACCCGTCATGAATCCGCTCAGCACCGCCTGGGTCTACGAGATCTACAGCCGGGCGGCACGGGACGGCGCCCCCGTGGTGCTGACGGGCATTCTGGGGAACATGGGGCTGAGCTATACCGGCGAACATCTGCTGATGCGGCAGGCGGCGCGCCTGCAATGGCTTTCCCTGTGGCGCGACATGGACGTCCTGATTTCGGCGGGCATCCACCCGGACCGCAAGGCGGCCCTGCGCGCCGCCTTCTGGCCCCTGATGCCGTCCTGGCTGCTCTCGGTCCGGCGCCGGTTGCTGAACAGGACGCCGAACATGCTGGAGCTGATCCCCACCCGGCTTGACAGGCTGGAAACCCTGGGCCTGCCCAACGACGCCTGGAGAAAGTCGGCGATGTTCAGGAGAGTGCGGAGCTGGCCGGAATGGCATGAGTTCATGATCGGCTGCCGCGATTCCGGTCCCTTGAACGCCGCCGCCAATGCCGGATTCGGGGTGGATCGCCGTGACCCCACCAGCGACCGCCGGGTGCTGGAATTCTGCCTGTCCCTGCCGGAAGAGCGGTTTCTGCGCAACGGGCGCTGCAAGGACGTGTTCCGCCGGGCCTTCGCCGACCGGATCCCGAAGGAGATCCTGGACAATCCGCAAGTCGGAACGCAGACCGCCGACTGGAAAGCCATCCTGCTGAAAGCCCGCCCGGCAATCCGGGAGGAGCTGGCGCGGCAGGCCCGCATCGGAAACTGTGCCGATCTGGTCGATCTGAACAGCCTGCGCACAAGCGCCGACACGCTGGAAAGCGCAGTCACGAGCGACCCCGCATCCCTTCGCCGTCATTTCATGAAACTGACCCGCGGCCTGTCCGCAGGTATCTTCACCCGGCGGGCCAGCGGCGGAAACTGA